The following are encoded in a window of Haladaptatus sp. R4 genomic DNA:
- a CDS encoding alpha/beta fold hydrolase yields the protein MPYFETHDGVPIYYEDQGEGETILLVHGWMMNAEYWWQKNFDALADSHRVVALDLRGHGRSGKTDAGHTLAQYARDIRELIETLELTDVTLVGWSMGTMVMFEYFDQFGTDRLSRSVFVDQSPKLQYDDDWPHGSPGEFSGIDGVDITTNLTYNRPSVAKPFLKAMFNEPPSADTIDEMYAETTKTPTSVAIDIFLDVVYSDFRPVVPTIDVPVLLLYGERNDIFPTDVGGWLEDHLPEATLVRFERSGHCPFWEEPEKFNRKVSSFVE from the coding sequence ATGCCATACTTCGAGACCCACGATGGCGTGCCGATCTACTACGAGGATCAGGGAGAGGGGGAGACGATTCTACTCGTCCACGGTTGGATGATGAACGCCGAGTACTGGTGGCAGAAGAACTTCGATGCCTTGGCCGACTCCCACCGCGTCGTGGCACTCGACCTCCGAGGACATGGACGCTCCGGAAAGACCGACGCGGGCCACACCCTCGCACAGTACGCACGGGACATCCGGGAACTGATCGAGACGCTCGAACTCACCGACGTTACCCTCGTGGGATGGTCGATGGGGACGATGGTCATGTTCGAGTACTTCGACCAGTTCGGAACCGACCGGCTATCCCGTTCCGTATTCGTGGATCAGAGTCCGAAACTACAGTACGATGATGACTGGCCTCACGGGTCCCCCGGTGAGTTCTCGGGTATCGATGGCGTCGATATCACGACGAACCTCACGTACAACCGTCCGTCGGTTGCAAAACCGTTCCTAAAGGCGATGTTCAACGAACCACCGTCGGCGGACACGATCGACGAGATGTACGCAGAGACGACCAAGACACCGACGAGCGTCGCCATCGATATCTTTCTGGACGTCGTGTATTCCGACTTCCGACCGGTGGTACCCACGATCGACGTGCCGGTCTTGTTGCTCTACGGCGAACGGAACGACATTTTCCCGACGGACGTAGGGGGGTGGCTCGAAGACCACCTCCCCGAGGCGACCCTCGTACGGTTCGAACGGAGCGGACACTGTCCCTTTTGGGAGGAACCCGAAAAGTTCAATCGGAAGGTATCGTCGTTCGTGGAGTGA
- a CDS encoding DUF5518 domain-containing protein, translating to MVGKPVYLGASLTAVISTLAGILGGSGALAPWGIVGGLVAGWTAETVSDGLYDGALAGLFGAVATVILMGVFSAVSTALTAANVGIAGFVGAYTSTVIAVMIVPTFAVEGMIIGPLTRYAKTTLQRRPSNGSGKVEET from the coding sequence ATGGTTGGCAAACCGGTCTACCTCGGAGCGTCACTCACCGCAGTGATCAGTACGCTCGCGGGGATTCTCGGTGGCAGTGGCGCGCTCGCCCCGTGGGGAATCGTCGGTGGACTCGTCGCGGGATGGACCGCAGAAACGGTCTCGGACGGACTATACGACGGTGCGCTCGCCGGACTCTTCGGTGCCGTCGCGACCGTGATACTCATGGGTGTCTTCAGCGCGGTAAGTACCGCGCTTACTGCCGCGAACGTCGGCATCGCTGGCTTCGTCGGTGCATACACGTCCACCGTCATCGCCGTGATGATCGTTCCTACGTTTGCGGTGGAAGGGATGATCATCGGTCCACTCACCCGGTACGCGAAAACCACGCTCCAGCGACGGCCCTCGAACGGTAGCGGCAAGGTGGAGGAAACGTGA
- a CDS encoding CBS domain-containing protein has protein sequence MDDIFVGQLMTTTLHTASPDTLVEEAAQEMIESGIGSVIVVDDENHLLGILTTTDFVRIVAERQPKDETPVSEYMSTDVMTATAQDSIRDVSDRMITHGIHHMPVVDETEGVIGMISTTDLTAYLSRVQTPSPS, from the coding sequence ATGGACGATATTTTCGTCGGTCAGCTAATGACGACGACCCTCCACACCGCATCACCCGACACGCTCGTCGAAGAGGCAGCACAGGAGATGATCGAGAGCGGGATCGGTTCGGTTATCGTCGTCGATGACGAGAACCATCTGCTGGGAATTCTGACGACCACCGACTTCGTTCGAATCGTTGCCGAACGGCAACCCAAGGACGAGACGCCGGTATCCGAGTACATGTCGACCGACGTCATGACTGCGACGGCACAGGACTCGATCCGCGATGTTTCCGATCGTATGATCACGCACGGAATTCACCACATGCCTGTGGTGGATGAAACGGAAGGGGTTATCGGAATGATTTCCACGACGGATCTCACGGCGTATCTGTCCCGCGTTCAGACACCGAGTCCCTCGTAG
- a CDS encoding PAS domain S-box protein, which translates to MTHQPDHDHDPNTDPEESATRFRRNGPFFRDLVEHSLDGFLTFDPGGTIVFSNHAAERLFGWTEGELVGESVTRLFPKRFRDAYLESLHRHVRDGSGSPDNEYVERIGLRKDGSEFPLAFSFYEHEHDGRRLLTAIIRDISERKQRERELENTKEKYERLVEAAPDAIFIADTETGTIEDANRAAATLMGKSQDELCGMHLADLHPEKQSEQYATRLHEYSENGGDNGDATGTSGHERTRHIVRDDGTHIPVEVSTGVTDLADKTVVQGIFRDVSGRQERKEELRRERDLTERILETSPIAIGVFTPDRRLVRANEQVAEILGEPIEQLLSRPSLDDFTLYDSENRPVDPRDAIMAEVIETGSAVYDYEAILERADGERLWVSLSAAPLQSPDGELEYLVLVGEDISERKEREAALERHRDHLDTLNRINRLIREINQTLVRTTTREEIETSVCERLAESDLYQGAFIGERSLPSGAIEPRTGANLDANYFDLLTETDTVETSTGGAAEAISTQEPQLITSIQSDPRFPDSLRDEALSRGFRSVLCIPLVYRETTYGVLVLHASRSDAFSERERAVFQELGRTIGHAIHAAESKKLLHTDSRYELTFDLTETTAFFVTASADLQCSITLEDLVPSTDRELLYYISLENAPVDAFLEMTRQQSIVKKARCIREEQEQSFLEIVFVGASTSPQVLIERGARIKHAKVIEGRGSIVAEAPADADVRVLTDAVQSIYPNARLTTKREVKRSLSSFGRRQMHLTDQLTDRQQAALTAAYNAGFFEWPRESTGEAVADSFGVSAPTFHQHLRASERKLLQMLFEETDTME; encoded by the coding sequence ATGACTCATCAACCCGATCACGATCACGATCCCAATACCGATCCCGAGGAGTCCGCAACCCGATTCCGTCGTAATGGCCCTTTCTTTCGTGATCTCGTCGAACATTCACTCGATGGGTTCCTTACGTTCGATCCGGGCGGTACCATCGTATTCTCGAATCACGCGGCCGAACGTCTATTCGGATGGACCGAGGGCGAACTCGTCGGTGAGTCGGTCACCCGACTGTTTCCAAAACGGTTCCGTGATGCCTATTTGGAATCCCTTCACCGACACGTGCGCGACGGTTCGGGGTCGCCCGATAACGAGTACGTCGAACGAATCGGACTCCGGAAGGACGGTTCCGAGTTCCCCCTCGCGTTCTCGTTCTACGAACACGAACACGATGGACGCCGACTCCTCACGGCGATCATCCGTGATATTTCGGAGCGAAAGCAACGGGAACGGGAACTGGAGAACACCAAGGAGAAGTACGAGCGACTCGTCGAAGCGGCCCCGGACGCGATTTTCATTGCGGACACGGAAACCGGGACGATCGAAGACGCGAATCGAGCGGCGGCGACGCTCATGGGGAAGTCACAGGACGAACTCTGCGGGATGCATCTGGCGGACCTGCACCCGGAAAAACAGTCGGAGCAGTATGCGACACGACTTCACGAGTACTCAGAGAACGGCGGCGATAACGGGGACGCGACGGGCACCAGCGGACACGAACGGACCCGGCATATCGTCCGCGATGATGGAACCCACATTCCCGTCGAGGTCAGTACGGGCGTCACCGACCTCGCCGACAAAACGGTCGTCCAGGGAATCTTCAGGGACGTCTCCGGCCGACAGGAGCGTAAAGAAGAGCTCCGACGGGAACGTGATCTCACCGAACGAATTCTCGAAACGAGCCCGATCGCGATCGGCGTTTTCACACCGGATAGACGGCTCGTTCGGGCGAACGAACAGGTCGCCGAGATTCTCGGTGAACCCATCGAGCAGTTGTTGTCCCGTCCGTCACTGGACGATTTCACTCTGTACGATTCCGAGAACCGGCCGGTCGATCCTCGGGACGCTATCATGGCGGAAGTCATCGAAACCGGCTCCGCGGTGTACGATTACGAAGCGATTCTCGAACGAGCGGACGGCGAGCGACTGTGGGTTTCGTTGAGCGCTGCTCCACTCCAGTCCCCCGACGGTGAACTCGAATATCTCGTCCTGGTCGGGGAAGATATCTCCGAACGGAAGGAACGTGAAGCGGCCCTCGAACGCCACCGTGATCATCTCGATACGCTCAATCGGATCAACCGCCTCATCCGTGAGATCAATCAGACGCTCGTTCGAACGACGACGCGGGAGGAAATCGAGACCAGCGTCTGTGAACGACTCGCCGAGTCCGACCTCTATCAGGGCGCATTCATCGGCGAACGCTCGTTACCAAGTGGCGCCATCGAGCCCCGGACGGGGGCGAACCTCGATGCGAACTATTTTGATCTCCTCACCGAGACGGATACGGTCGAAACGAGTACCGGCGGTGCTGCCGAAGCGATCAGTACACAGGAACCCCAACTGATCACGTCGATCCAGTCCGACCCTCGATTCCCCGATTCGTTACGGGACGAAGCGCTGTCCCGCGGATTTCGCTCCGTGCTTTGTATCCCGCTCGTGTATCGGGAGACGACGTACGGTGTGTTGGTTCTCCATGCGTCTCGTTCCGACGCATTCAGCGAACGGGAACGCGCCGTCTTTCAAGAACTGGGTAGGACCATCGGCCACGCGATTCACGCCGCGGAGAGTAAGAAGCTACTCCACACGGATAGCCGCTATGAACTCACGTTCGATCTCACCGAGACGACCGCGTTCTTCGTCACTGCATCCGCCGACTTGCAGTGTTCGATCACGCTCGAAGACCTCGTACCTTCGACGGACCGGGAACTGCTCTACTATATCTCGTTGGAGAACGCACCGGTCGACGCGTTTCTCGAAATGACGCGTCAGCAATCGATCGTGAAAAAGGCCCGCTGTATCAGGGAGGAACAGGAGCAGAGCTTCCTCGAAATCGTGTTCGTTGGCGCATCGACCTCCCCACAGGTTCTCATCGAACGGGGTGCCCGTATCAAACACGCGAAGGTTATCGAAGGGAGGGGATCGATCGTTGCGGAAGCCCCGGCGGATGCTGATGTCCGTGTACTCACGGACGCCGTGCAATCGATCTATCCAAATGCTCGGCTGACGACGAAACGGGAGGTAAAACGGTCCCTCTCTTCCTTCGGTAGACGCCAGATGCACCTCACGGACCAGTTGACCGACCGGCAACAGGCCGCCTTGACCGCGGCATACAATGCCGGGTTTTTCGAGTGGCCGCGTGAGAGCACCGGTGAAGCGGTCGCAGATTCGTTCGGCGTATCGGCACCGACGTTCCACCAGCATCTCAGAGCGAGCGAGCGAAAACTGTTGCAGATGCTCTTCGAAGAAACGGACACGATGGAGTAG
- a CDS encoding HalOD1 output domain-containing protein translates to MDTTESGMESSKKNAARFLSTRILTAIAERDDRSIDDLRPLYEVIDPDALDALFAPRMDGSLREGGYVSFPYAGYVVTVSSDGVVEIDPEGDQPGG, encoded by the coding sequence ATGGACACAACAGAATCCGGGATGGAATCGTCGAAGAAAAACGCGGCTCGCTTCTTGAGCACCCGAATTCTCACCGCGATTGCGGAGCGAGACGACCGATCGATAGACGACCTTCGACCGTTGTACGAGGTGATCGATCCGGACGCACTCGACGCGCTCTTTGCACCGCGAATGGACGGATCACTACGGGAGGGTGGCTACGTCTCGTTTCCGTATGCGGGATACGTGGTAACTGTATCAAGTGACGGTGTCGTCGAAATCGATCCCGAGGGCGATCAGCCCGGCGGTTGA
- a CDS encoding Gfo/Idh/MocA family protein — protein sequence MENDAPSIGILGLETHGTNYAEVLTALDCPPVCGADADPTARREFRERFGATTYENLSDLLEADLDAVIVCTPTKFHEPTATAALEHGLDVFLETPLSHDLESAENIAAVAEETDNICMVGFYERFRNICDVTKSYIEEGYFGEIIHIHGKFVRRRGVPGRGTWYTSKDIAGGGALMDIGGHLLDLLLYFLEWPELSDIMATSRSDFGHHKDYSYIYMWGDDGDAKMYDVEDSVTAFCQFDTDTTATIEVAWATNSESEHSYTIRGTEAGAFLDLTDTLPEVEPVPDRRNHLELYEARSNGTDHFVNSDVVAPSNYAYHDELRMFIDAVRSGDRPEANNIHQGLAVQRIIDEIYRAGTDD from the coding sequence ATGGAGAACGATGCGCCCTCGATCGGCATCCTCGGCCTCGAAACGCACGGAACGAACTACGCCGAGGTACTGACCGCATTGGACTGTCCTCCCGTCTGTGGCGCGGATGCTGATCCGACCGCTCGTCGCGAGTTCCGGGAACGATTCGGTGCCACGACCTACGAGAACCTTTCGGACCTCCTCGAAGCCGATCTCGATGCCGTCATCGTTTGTACTCCCACGAAGTTCCACGAACCGACGGCGACGGCCGCGTTGGAACACGGACTCGACGTCTTTCTGGAGACCCCGCTCAGCCACGACTTGGAATCCGCGGAGAACATCGCCGCGGTCGCCGAGGAAACCGACAACATCTGTATGGTCGGCTTCTACGAGCGGTTTCGAAACATCTGTGACGTCACGAAATCGTACATCGAGGAGGGATACTTCGGGGAGATAATTCACATCCACGGGAAGTTCGTCAGGCGGCGCGGCGTTCCGGGCCGAGGGACGTGGTACACCTCGAAGGACATCGCTGGCGGCGGTGCTCTCATGGACATCGGCGGGCATCTCCTCGACCTCCTGTTGTACTTCCTGGAGTGGCCCGAACTCTCCGATATCATGGCGACGTCCCGCTCGGATTTCGGCCATCACAAGGACTATTCGTACATTTACATGTGGGGGGACGACGGGGACGCGAAGATGTACGACGTCGAGGATTCGGTGACCGCGTTCTGTCAGTTCGATACGGATACGACCGCGACGATCGAAGTCGCGTGGGCGACGAACTCCGAATCCGAACACTCCTACACCATTCGTGGGACCGAAGCGGGTGCCTTCCTCGATCTCACGGACACGTTGCCCGAGGTCGAACCGGTCCCGGATCGACGGAACCATCTCGAACTGTACGAAGCGCGAAGCAATGGCACCGACCACTTCGTGAACTCGGACGTCGTCGCCCCATCGAACTACGCCTATCACGACGAGTTACGCATGTTTATCGACGCCGTTAGATCCGGCGACCGACCGGAGGCGAACAATATTCACCAGGGTCTCGCAGTCCAACGCATTATCGACGAAATCTATCGGGCCGGTACCGACGACTGA
- a CDS encoding cation:proton antiporter, with protein MSLSFHFVLVLALVYGTSLVFKSLTEYNVPILAVEMLAGILFGSIFDIVNPSMPGFEFFTALAAFGLLMIMFDAGLELDPDTIRRNPQQIAELAVFTFLLPFVSGFALARVLGLNLFASFLTGVTISTTSLGLIYPLVEDFSLLQSDTGQTILSVAVMNDLLSVAALAYGITLITAPKPVIGVILVTIALFVFFIGLPFLLEDYLSNTLQEGMFENPVKVGVFLMVTLAYCMELIGIHAILGAFFAGLLVAVITHEGHSIQNSMKPVSDLVTPVFFFYVGLNFDLESFSSRARFCSPESSSWESDRKWSVRWQVGGSSVSNRKPSRSSRRRCRVVSVSALPRRRSA; from the coding sequence ATGTCACTATCATTTCATTTCGTTCTCGTTCTCGCGCTCGTCTATGGAACGAGTCTGGTTTTCAAATCGCTGACCGAGTACAACGTTCCGATATTGGCGGTCGAGATGTTGGCCGGGATACTGTTCGGCTCGATATTCGACATCGTCAATCCATCGATGCCCGGGTTCGAATTCTTCACCGCGCTCGCGGCGTTCGGACTCCTCATGATCATGTTCGACGCCGGTTTGGAACTCGATCCGGACACGATCCGACGGAATCCACAACAGATCGCGGAGCTAGCCGTGTTCACGTTTTTGCTCCCGTTCGTCTCCGGATTTGCCCTCGCACGGGTGCTCGGACTCAACCTCTTCGCGTCGTTTCTGACCGGCGTCACCATCTCGACGACGTCGCTCGGCCTCATCTATCCACTCGTCGAGGACTTCTCGCTCCTCCAGAGCGATACCGGGCAGACGATTCTCTCCGTCGCGGTGATGAACGACTTGTTATCCGTCGCGGCACTGGCATACGGAATCACCTTGATCACCGCCCCGAAGCCGGTGATCGGCGTCATCCTCGTGACGATTGCGCTGTTCGTGTTCTTCATCGGCCTGCCGTTCTTGCTCGAAGACTATCTCTCGAACACGCTTCAGGAGGGAATGTTCGAAAATCCGGTGAAAGTGGGCGTCTTCCTCATGGTCACGCTGGCGTACTGCATGGAACTCATCGGTATTCACGCGATTCTCGGCGCGTTCTTCGCCGGGCTTCTCGTCGCGGTGATCACGCACGAGGGCCACTCCATTCAAAACTCGATGAAGCCGGTCTCGGACCTGGTGACCCCCGTATTCTTCTTTTACGTCGGGCTGAATTTCGATCTCGAAAGCTTCTCGTCGCGAGCCCGCTTCTGCTCGCCGGAATCCTCGTCTTGGGAATCGGATCGAAAGTGGTCGGTTCGGTGGCAGGTGGGTGGTTCGTCGGTCTCGAACAGGAAACCGTCGCGCTCCTCGCGTCGGCGATGCCGGGTCGTCTCAGTATCAGCGTTGCCGCGGCGGAGATCGGCCTGA
- a CDS encoding ribbon-helix-helix domain-containing protein — translation MVTFEVSLPDRIDSDIDRLVDQGDFLNREQAIEELITLGVSAHAPANEVDEEMAESLFTQAVDDQQDPASYQDEPL, via the coding sequence ATGGTCACATTCGAAGTATCCCTCCCCGACCGTATCGACTCCGATATCGATCGACTCGTCGACCAAGGTGATTTCCTGAATCGAGAGCAAGCGATCGAAGAACTCATCACGCTCGGCGTGTCGGCTCACGCACCTGCTAACGAAGTCGACGAAGAAATGGCTGAGAGCCTCTTTACCCAGGCCGTCGACGACCAACAGGACCCGGCCAGTTACCAGGACGAGCCCCTCTAG
- a CDS encoding disulfide bond formation protein B, producing the protein MRHVTTIDSRRWLAVGTIIAAVATGGSLWLSFGLGLVPCELCWYQRILMYPLVVILGVATIEGRPLVYRTAFPLAVGGVLIAGYHSWIQYTGAPTACSVGQISCGIVQYRIGGITVPNLSLTAFVLITAVLFVIARWSK; encoded by the coding sequence ATGAGACACGTTACAACGATCGATAGCCGACGATGGCTGGCGGTGGGGACGATCATCGCAGCAGTCGCAACTGGCGGAAGTCTCTGGCTGAGTTTCGGCCTCGGACTCGTTCCCTGCGAACTGTGCTGGTACCAACGGATCCTGATGTATCCGCTCGTGGTCATACTCGGTGTCGCGACGATCGAGGGGCGACCGCTCGTCTACCGGACCGCGTTCCCACTCGCGGTCGGCGGCGTTTTGATCGCGGGGTACCACTCGTGGATACAGTACACGGGGGCTCCGACGGCCTGTTCCGTCGGCCAGATCAGTTGCGGCATCGTGCAGTATCGAATCGGCGGGATAACGGTCCCGAACCTCTCGTTGACCGCGTTCGTCTTGATCACCGCGGTACTGTTCGTGATCGCGCGATGGTCGAAATAA